In the Bordetella genomosp. 10 genome, one interval contains:
- a CDS encoding ABC transporter ATP-binding protein, protein MRDDLREQRDLFDEKELTVAPIISVRGLKTAFGDHVVHENLDLSVYPGEILSLVGGSGSGKTVLLRQIIGLEAPAAGTVRVLGMPLTEMSRDECNRLARRWGVLFQAGALFSALSVFDNVALPLRELRTIPEDLVQDVVMCRLNMVGMTAADAYKRPSDLSGGMIKRVALARALSLDPELLFLDEPTAGLDPLRSDEFVELVRNLHRQLRFTVVMVTHDLDTLVALSSRVAVLADKHIIACDTLPEILKVDHPFIRTFFLGERGRRALGDLVPKDFNNGKP, encoded by the coding sequence ATGAGAGACGATCTGCGGGAACAGCGGGACCTGTTCGACGAGAAGGAGCTGACCGTCGCGCCCATCATTTCGGTGCGCGGCCTGAAGACGGCCTTCGGCGACCACGTCGTGCACGAGAATCTCGACCTGTCGGTCTATCCGGGCGAGATCCTGTCGCTGGTGGGCGGATCGGGCTCCGGCAAGACGGTGCTGCTGCGCCAGATCATCGGCCTGGAGGCGCCGGCCGCCGGCACGGTGCGGGTGCTGGGCATGCCCCTGACGGAGATGTCCAGGGACGAGTGCAACCGCCTGGCGCGGCGCTGGGGCGTGCTGTTCCAGGCCGGCGCCCTGTTCTCGGCCCTGTCGGTCTTCGACAACGTCGCGCTGCCCCTGCGCGAGCTGCGCACGATACCCGAGGACCTGGTGCAGGACGTGGTGATGTGCCGCTTGAACATGGTCGGCATGACCGCGGCCGACGCCTACAAGCGGCCCTCGGACCTGTCCGGCGGCATGATCAAGCGGGTGGCGCTGGCGCGCGCGCTGTCGCTCGATCCGGAACTGCTGTTCCTGGACGAGCCCACGGCCGGACTGGACCCGCTGCGCTCCGACGAGTTCGTCGAGCTGGTGCGCAACCTGCACCGGCAACTGCGGTTCACGGTGGTGATGGTGACCCACGACCTGGATACGCTGGTGGCCCTGTCCTCGCGGGTCGCCGTGCTGGCCGACAAGCACATCATCGCCTGCGACACGCTGCCTGAAATCCTGAAGGTGGACCACCCCTTCATCCGCACGTTTTTTCTGGGTGAGCGGGGCCGCCGCGCGTTGGGCGATCTTGTTCCCAAGGACTTCAATAATGGAAAACCGTAG
- the lipB gene encoding lipoyl(octanoyl) transferase LipB, with translation MHRWLIRPADYETVWQGMRAFTEARTPATADEIWLCEHAPVYTLGQAGLPHHVLAPGAIPVVRTDRGGQVTYHGPGQVVAYVLADLRRAGLYVKEYVAFLEDAVIGLLADYGVQACRKPGAPGVYVPGADGELAKIAALGIKVRSGCTYHGVALNVDMDLRPFDGINPCGYANLATTDLAHCGVRADLVEVGERLARRLAGLGDRARPSGAPPANSPAAAGVGPAAFPPAGV, from the coding sequence ATGCACCGGTGGCTGATCCGCCCCGCCGACTACGAGACGGTGTGGCAGGGCATGCGGGCCTTCACCGAGGCGCGCACGCCGGCCACGGCGGACGAAATCTGGCTGTGCGAGCACGCCCCCGTCTATACGCTGGGGCAGGCCGGCTTGCCCCACCACGTGCTGGCGCCCGGCGCCATCCCCGTCGTGCGCACCGATCGCGGCGGCCAGGTCACCTACCATGGCCCCGGCCAGGTGGTGGCCTATGTGCTGGCCGACCTGCGGCGCGCCGGCCTGTACGTCAAGGAATACGTCGCTTTCCTGGAAGACGCCGTGATCGGCCTGCTGGCGGACTACGGCGTGCAGGCCTGTAGGAAGCCGGGCGCGCCCGGCGTCTACGTGCCGGGCGCGGACGGCGAGCTGGCCAAGATCGCCGCCCTGGGCATCAAGGTGCGCTCGGGCTGCACCTACCATGGCGTGGCGCTGAACGTGGACATGGACTTGCGGCCGTTCGATGGCATCAATCCCTGTGGCTACGCCAATCTGGCGACTACCGACCTGGCCCATTGCGGCGTGCGCGCCGACCTGGTCGAGGTCGGGGAGCGGCTGGCGCGCCGCCTCGCCGGGCTGGGCGACCGCGCCCGGCCATCGGGCGCCCCGCCGGCCAATAGCCCGGCCGCCGCCGGGGTCGGTCCCGCGGCGTTCCCGCCGGCGGGAGTATGA
- a CDS encoding D-alanyl-D-alanine carboxypeptidase family protein: MTPLPLSRIAPLSLSRRIVAGALMAAMIGGSPAAVWAQATAVVPAASQPAPVVSPGKATAPTQIGATDSNNVVPVGDVSTIPAPTLAARAWITVDVNSGQVLAASNPDQKVEPASLTKIMTAYVVFNALDEKRITMDQQVPVSEHAWRTGGSRMFIEPRKPVTVEELLQGVIVQSGNDASVALAEAVGGSESAFAALMNQEAERLGMKNTHFMNATGLPDPQHMTTVRDLATIATHLITDHPDYFHFYKQKSFTYNKISQSNRNRLLWADPSVDGMKTGHTDSAGYCLVATALRGDRRVLTVLVGTDSESTRAEESLKILNWSFQNFDTVKLFDKAQPGIDARVWEGKVETVKLGPPAPVWIAVPRGRTADVKPVAERTDPLVAPLEKGQKVGTLRLTLDSKTLRVEPLVVQEPVERAGFFGRMVDTVKRWFN; this comes from the coding sequence ATGACTCCACTGCCTCTGTCCCGCATTGCTCCCCTGTCCTTGTCCCGCCGCATCGTCGCGGGCGCCCTGATGGCGGCGATGATTGGAGGCAGTCCTGCCGCGGTATGGGCGCAGGCGACGGCCGTCGTGCCCGCCGCCTCGCAGCCCGCCCCGGTCGTGTCCCCGGGCAAGGCGACGGCGCCGACGCAGATCGGCGCCACGGATTCCAACAATGTCGTGCCGGTCGGCGACGTGTCGACCATTCCGGCGCCCACGCTCGCGGCGCGCGCGTGGATCACCGTCGACGTCAACAGCGGCCAGGTGCTGGCGGCCTCCAATCCCGACCAGAAGGTCGAGCCGGCGTCGCTGACCAAGATCATGACCGCCTATGTGGTCTTCAATGCGCTGGATGAAAAGCGCATCACCATGGACCAGCAGGTGCCGGTCTCCGAGCACGCCTGGCGCACGGGCGGTTCGCGCATGTTCATCGAGCCGCGCAAGCCGGTGACGGTCGAGGAGCTGTTGCAGGGCGTGATCGTGCAGTCCGGCAACGACGCCTCGGTGGCGCTGGCCGAGGCGGTCGGCGGCAGCGAAAGCGCCTTCGCCGCGCTGATGAACCAGGAAGCCGAGCGCCTGGGCATGAAGAACACGCACTTCATGAACGCCACGGGCCTGCCGGATCCGCAGCACATGACCACCGTGCGCGACCTGGCGACCATCGCCACCCACCTGATCACGGATCACCCGGATTATTTCCACTTCTATAAGCAGAAGAGCTTCACGTACAACAAGATCTCGCAGTCCAACCGCAATCGCCTGCTGTGGGCCGATCCCTCGGTGGATGGCATGAAGACCGGCCACACCGATTCGGCCGGATACTGCCTGGTGGCCACCGCCCTGCGCGGCGATCGCCGCGTGCTGACGGTGCTGGTGGGGACGGACAGCGAGTCCACCCGCGCCGAGGAAAGCCTGAAGATCCTCAACTGGAGCTTCCAGAATTTCGATACGGTGAAGCTGTTCGACAAGGCCCAGCCGGGCATCGACGCGCGCGTCTGGGAAGGCAAGGTCGAGACCGTCAAGCTGGGCCCCCCGGCGCCGGTGTGGATCGCCGTGCCGCGCGGCAGGACGGCCGACGTCAAGCCGGTCGCCGAGCGCACCGATCCGCTGGTGGCGCCCCTGGAGAAGGGGCAGAAGGTGGGCACCTTGCGCCTGACGCTGGACAGCAAGACGCTGCGCGTCGAGCCGCTGGTGGTGCAGGAACCGGTCGAGCGCGCCGGCTTCTTCGGCCGCATGGTCGATACGGTCAAGCGCTGGTTCAACTAG
- a CDS encoding D-amino acid aminotransferase, giving the protein MIPGVPADSQAYLNGEFVRLQDAKISVLDRGFIFGDGIYEVVPVYEGRPFRLQEHLGRLARSLEKVRIASPFDRDGWAGLVRELIARSATPSCVVYLQVTRGVARRDHGFPGEAVTPTVFGMVSPFTRPTADARENGQSLISIPDERWLHCDIKSVSLLGNVLAKQAAVDAGADEVVQFRDGLLTEAASANIWVVSGGRLIGPPRDHRILEGIRYGLMAELAEEAGVPFEMRDVPRAEVEAADELLISSAAREVLPITRLDGRPVGNGKPGPVYARLRAGYDARIAALLA; this is encoded by the coding sequence ATGATTCCAGGCGTGCCGGCCGATAGCCAGGCGTATCTTAACGGTGAATTCGTGCGTCTCCAGGATGCCAAGATCTCGGTCCTCGACCGCGGCTTCATCTTCGGCGACGGGATTTACGAGGTGGTGCCGGTCTACGAGGGGCGTCCCTTCCGCTTGCAGGAGCACCTGGGCCGTCTGGCGCGCAGCCTGGAGAAGGTCCGCATCGCGTCGCCGTTCGACCGCGACGGCTGGGCCGGCCTGGTGCGGGAATTGATCGCGCGTTCGGCGACGCCGTCCTGCGTTGTCTACTTGCAGGTCACGCGCGGCGTGGCCCGGCGGGACCACGGGTTTCCCGGCGAGGCGGTCACGCCCACGGTCTTCGGCATGGTCTCGCCCTTCACGCGGCCGACCGCTGACGCGCGCGAGAACGGGCAGTCGCTGATCTCCATCCCCGACGAGCGGTGGCTGCATTGCGACATCAAGTCGGTGTCCCTGCTGGGCAATGTGCTGGCCAAGCAGGCCGCCGTGGACGCCGGCGCGGACGAAGTCGTCCAGTTCCGCGACGGCCTGCTGACCGAGGCGGCCTCGGCCAATATCTGGGTCGTCTCCGGCGGCAGGCTGATCGGCCCGCCGCGCGACCATCGCATCCTGGAAGGCATCCGCTACGGCCTGATGGCCGAGCTGGCGGAGGAAGCCGGCGTGCCCTTCGAGATGCGCGACGTGCCGCGCGCCGAGGTCGAGGCCGCGGATGAGCTGCTGATTTCCTCCGCCGCGCGGGAGGTGCTGCCCATCACCCGCCTGGACGGGCGGCCGGTCGGCAACGGCAAGCCCGGCCCCGTTTATGCCAGGTTGCGCGCGGGGTATGATGCCCGTATCGCAGCCCTGCTGGCCTAG
- a CDS encoding alpha/beta hydrolase, translated as MSATSAHTEIVAFAGAAGRIDCAIDWPAQPPRGWALVLHPHPLHEGTRDNKVVTTIARACVQEGLVAVRPDFRGVRASEGQFDKAEGETADMQQLVAQVRERHPELANLPWVLAGFSFGTAVAAQLDSALAEAGQPRPAALILAGPAVWRFQFRQVDLPPDTLLVHGEQDEVVPLGELMDWTRDRSVPVVVIPGASHFFHGKLLLLKQLVLTRLARALG; from the coding sequence ATGTCCGCCACGTCCGCCCATACCGAAATCGTCGCCTTCGCCGGAGCCGCCGGCCGTATCGATTGCGCCATCGACTGGCCCGCGCAGCCGCCGCGCGGCTGGGCCCTGGTGCTGCATCCCCATCCCCTGCATGAAGGCACCCGCGACAACAAGGTAGTCACCACCATCGCGCGCGCCTGCGTGCAGGAAGGCCTGGTGGCGGTGCGGCCGGATTTCCGCGGCGTGCGCGCTTCCGAAGGGCAGTTCGACAAGGCCGAGGGCGAAACCGCGGACATGCAGCAATTGGTCGCCCAGGTGCGCGAACGCCATCCCGAACTGGCGAACCTGCCGTGGGTGCTGGCGGGGTTTTCCTTCGGCACGGCCGTGGCCGCGCAATTGGACTCGGCCCTCGCCGAGGCAGGCCAGCCGCGGCCCGCGGCCTTGATCCTGGCCGGCCCGGCGGTCTGGCGCTTCCAGTTCCGCCAGGTCGATCTGCCGCCGGACACGCTGCTGGTGCACGGCGAGCAGGACGAAGTGGTGCCGTTGGGCGAATTGATGGACTGGACACGCGATCGCAGCGTGCCGGTGGTGGTGATCCCCGGCGCCAGCCATTTCTTCCACGGCAAGCTGCTGTTGTTGAAGCAACTGGTGCTCACGCGGCTGGCGCGGGCGCTGGGGTGA
- a CDS encoding MlaD family protein yields the protein MENRSYALLAGAFTLLLLAAVIVIAVVINRDRTALRDYEIVSSTPVSGLSAQSAVRYQGVPVGKVQSLALNPDVPGQVRIRIGVAPNTPITESTWAELGVQGVTGLANVDLRDDGSSIERLKQVGQELPVIPLRPGLLERFTQRGGTIMENIGNISEQMSKLLDEQNVQALHASLQNAVDLTHSLKVLSDQLAPAAAKLGPLIDSLNATSRQAQSAARDFDALAQIARQSLLRLDQRGGALDIATASLQSISEAASRLSTETLPAVTNMANQVNATARGVSATVRRVGDSPQSILFGAPPPRPGPGEAGFAGFGR from the coding sequence ATGGAAAACCGTAGCTACGCCCTGCTGGCCGGCGCCTTCACGCTGCTATTGCTCGCGGCGGTGATCGTGATCGCCGTGGTGATCAATCGCGACCGCACCGCCCTGCGCGACTATGAAATCGTTTCCTCCACGCCGGTCAGCGGCCTGTCGGCGCAGTCCGCCGTGCGCTACCAGGGCGTGCCGGTGGGCAAGGTGCAGTCGCTGGCTCTGAATCCGGACGTGCCCGGCCAGGTGCGCATCCGCATCGGCGTGGCGCCCAATACGCCCATCACGGAATCGACCTGGGCGGAGTTGGGCGTGCAGGGCGTGACCGGCCTGGCCAACGTGGACCTGCGCGACGACGGCAGCTCCATCGAGCGCCTGAAGCAGGTCGGGCAGGAACTGCCCGTGATTCCGCTGCGGCCGGGCCTGCTGGAACGCTTCACCCAGCGCGGCGGCACGATCATGGAGAACATCGGCAATATCTCCGAGCAAATGAGCAAGCTGCTGGACGAGCAGAACGTGCAGGCCCTGCACGCCTCGTTGCAGAACGCCGTCGACCTGACCCATTCGCTGAAGGTGCTCAGCGACCAACTGGCGCCGGCGGCCGCCAAGCTCGGCCCGCTGATCGACAGCCTGAACGCGACCTCGCGCCAGGCCCAGTCGGCCGCCCGGGATTTCGATGCGCTGGCGCAGATCGCCCGCCAGTCGTTGTTGCGGCTGGACCAGCGCGGCGGCGCCCTGGATATCGCCACGGCCAGCTTGCAGAGTATTTCGGAGGCCGCGTCGCGCCTGTCCACGGAAACCCTGCCGGCCGTCACGAATATGGCGAACCAGGTCAACGCGACCGCGCGCGGCGTCTCGGCGACCGTGCGCCGCGTGGGCGATTCGCCTCAATCCATACTGTTCGGCGCACCGCCGCCCCGCCCGGGGCCGGGCGAGGCCGGCTTCGCGGGTTTCGGGAGATAA
- a CDS encoding biotin--[acetyl-CoA-carboxylase] ligase, with amino-acid sequence MSDHALPPPATLAEQVRQRLPHFGDVNWVQETGSTNADLLERTRLQVGGGGLRPWLRGAHLQNTGRGRAGRNWQNRPGQALMFSCAFDTTLAAAELPALSPLAGLAAAEALRGLAGPDADVLRVKWPNDVMWGEGKLSGVLVETTRNPEDRAAGHVVVIGMGTNLTDAEMLSRELDRPIADWAGTGASVPIADVVAAVARAWQEAVMQLQAQGFEAFIERYSRVDALAGRTVRVLDRGEVLQTGTAAGTDRHGRLLVRTNTGVMPVSVGEISVRTA; translated from the coding sequence ATGTCAGACCACGCTCTCCCGCCGCCCGCCACGCTCGCTGAACAGGTCCGCCAGCGTCTGCCGCATTTCGGCGACGTGAACTGGGTGCAGGAAACAGGATCGACGAATGCGGATCTGTTGGAGCGGACCCGGCTGCAGGTGGGCGGCGGCGGCCTGCGCCCGTGGTTGAGGGGCGCTCATCTGCAAAACACCGGCCGCGGCCGGGCCGGCCGCAATTGGCAGAATCGCCCGGGCCAGGCTTTGATGTTCTCCTGCGCCTTCGACACCACCCTCGCGGCGGCCGAGCTGCCGGCGCTCTCCCCCTTGGCCGGCCTGGCCGCCGCGGAAGCCTTGCGCGGGCTGGCCGGGCCTGATGCGGACGTCTTGCGGGTCAAGTGGCCCAACGACGTCATGTGGGGCGAGGGCAAGCTGTCCGGCGTGTTGGTGGAGACCACCCGCAATCCGGAAGATCGGGCGGCCGGGCATGTCGTGGTGATCGGGATGGGGACCAACCTGACCGATGCGGAAATGCTGTCGCGGGAGCTGGACCGGCCCATCGCGGACTGGGCTGGCACGGGCGCTTCCGTGCCCATCGCCGACGTGGTCGCGGCCGTGGCGCGGGCCTGGCAGGAAGCCGTCATGCAACTCCAGGCGCAGGGTTTCGAGGCGTTCATCGAACGATATTCGCGCGTCGATGCGCTGGCCGGCCGCACGGTGCGGGTGCTGGACCGCGGGGAAGTGCTGCAGACCGGGACGGCGGCCGGAACGGACAGGCACGGGCGGTTGCTGGTGCGCACGAATACAGGGGTCATGCCGGTATCGGTGGGCGAGATATCGGTGCGGACGGCGTAA
- the lipA gene encoding lipoyl synthase, translating to MSSETSSSATPDAPAAGNAPAAAPYDPTQKQKSQAKTARIPIKVVQVERLKKPEWIRVRAAAPGSRFYDIKRILREHNLHTVCEEASCPNIGECFGKGTATFMIMGDKCTRRCPFCDVGHGRPDPLDADEPRNLARTIAALKLSYVVITSVDRDDLRDGGAAHFVECIRQVREQSPSTRIEVLVPDFRGRLDRALDILNAGPPDVMNHNLETVPRLYKQARPGSDYAHSLKLLAEFKKLHPDVPTKSGLMLGLGETDEEILQVMRDMRAHNVDMLTIGQYLQPSEHHLPVLRYVHPDTFAMFEREAYEMGFSHAAVGAMVRSSYHADQQAHAAGVN from the coding sequence ATGTCATCTGAAACGTCCTCCAGCGCGACTCCCGACGCGCCCGCCGCCGGCAACGCGCCGGCCGCCGCTCCCTACGATCCCACGCAGAAGCAGAAGTCGCAGGCCAAGACCGCCCGCATCCCCATCAAGGTGGTGCAGGTGGAGCGCCTGAAGAAGCCCGAATGGATCCGCGTGCGCGCCGCCGCGCCGGGATCGCGCTTCTACGACATCAAGCGCATCCTGCGCGAGCACAATCTGCACACGGTCTGCGAGGAAGCCTCGTGTCCGAACATCGGCGAATGCTTCGGCAAGGGCACCGCCACGTTCATGATCATGGGCGACAAGTGCACGCGCCGCTGCCCCTTCTGTGACGTCGGCCACGGCCGTCCGGACCCGCTGGACGCCGACGAGCCGCGCAACCTGGCCCGCACCATCGCCGCGCTGAAGCTGTCCTACGTGGTGATCACCTCGGTGGACCGCGACGACCTGCGCGACGGCGGCGCCGCCCACTTCGTGGAATGCATCCGCCAAGTGCGCGAGCAGTCGCCCTCCACGCGCATCGAAGTCCTGGTGCCGGACTTCCGCGGCCGCCTGGATCGCGCGCTGGACATCCTCAATGCCGGTCCGCCGGACGTGATGAACCACAATCTGGAGACCGTGCCGCGCCTGTACAAGCAGGCCCGCCCGGGTTCCGATTACGCGCACTCGCTGAAGCTGCTGGCCGAGTTCAAGAAGCTGCATCCGGACGTGCCGACCAAGTCGGGCCTGATGCTGGGCCTGGGCGAGACCGACGAGGAAATCCTCCAGGTCATGCGCGACATGCGCGCGCACAACGTCGACATGCTGACCATCGGCCAGTACCTGCAGCCGTCCGAGCACCACCTGCCGGTGCTGCGCTACGTGCATCCCGACACCTTCGCGATGTTCGAGCGCGAGGCCTACGAGATGGGCTTCTCGCACGCCGCCGTGGGCGCCATGGTGCGTTCGTCGTACCACGCCGACCAGCAGGCCCACGCCGCCGGCGTGAACTGA
- a CDS encoding MlaE family ABC transporter permease — protein MVHTAQPLNPAVAPFSKSGDLCYVAGDWSVQALAHPGEVQARRQALAHATPAMRWDLTGIERLDTVGANLLWHAWGDVLPKRLRISPGLQEVFQALASHPGDQAAEPPKPDRWGPVIAIGDAIFTAARHGKSMTVMLGQLVLDVAYLAVRPARMPWREISAQVYRMGAQALGITALVGFLIGVVLSYLSSQQLQMFGADRFIVRLLGVSIVRELGPVLAAILVAGRSGSAITAQIGVMRVTQELDAMRVMGISQSQRLILPRVVALAIAMPLLVVWTDALALLGGMLAAQAQLGVSSAWFLQSLPDAITFANYVIGLVKGVAFGILIAMVACHFGLIIEPNTESLGRRTTTSVVTAITGVILVDALFAVLLSRVAL, from the coding sequence ATGGTCCACACCGCCCAGCCCCTTAACCCCGCTGTCGCCCCTTTCTCGAAGTCCGGCGATCTTTGCTACGTGGCGGGCGACTGGAGCGTGCAGGCGCTGGCGCATCCCGGCGAGGTCCAGGCGCGCCGGCAGGCGTTGGCCCATGCTACGCCGGCGATGCGCTGGGACCTGACCGGCATCGAGCGCCTGGATACCGTGGGCGCGAACCTGCTCTGGCACGCCTGGGGCGACGTCCTGCCCAAGCGGCTGCGCATTTCTCCCGGCTTGCAGGAGGTGTTCCAGGCGCTGGCCTCGCACCCCGGCGACCAGGCCGCCGAACCGCCCAAGCCCGACCGCTGGGGACCCGTGATCGCCATCGGCGACGCGATATTCACCGCCGCGCGCCACGGCAAGTCCATGACCGTCATGCTGGGCCAGTTGGTGCTCGACGTCGCCTACCTGGCGGTCCGTCCCGCCCGCATGCCGTGGCGCGAGATTTCCGCGCAGGTCTATCGCATGGGCGCGCAGGCGCTGGGCATTACCGCGCTGGTCGGTTTCCTCATCGGCGTGGTGCTGTCCTATCTGTCGTCCCAGCAGTTGCAGATGTTCGGCGCCGACCGCTTCATCGTGCGCCTGCTGGGCGTGTCCATCGTCCGCGAACTGGGCCCCGTGCTGGCCGCCATCCTGGTGGCGGGGCGTTCGGGCTCGGCGATCACCGCGCAGATCGGCGTGATGCGCGTGACGCAGGAACTGGACGCCATGCGGGTGATGGGCATTTCGCAGAGCCAGCGCCTGATCCTGCCGCGCGTGGTGGCCCTGGCCATCGCCATGCCCCTGCTGGTCGTCTGGACCGACGCCCTGGCGCTGCTGGGCGGCATGCTGGCGGCGCAGGCCCAGTTGGGCGTGTCGTCGGCCTGGTTCCTGCAGTCGTTGCCGGACGCCATCACCTTCGCCAACTACGTGATCGGCCTGGTCAAGGGCGTGGCGTTCGGGATTCTCATCGCGATGGTGGCCTGCCATTTCGGCCTGATCATCGAGCCCAATACCGAAAGCCTGGGCCGCCGCACCACGACGTCGGTGGTGACGGCGATTACGGGCGTCATCCTGGTGGATGCGCTTTTCGCGGTGCTGCTGAGCCGGGTGGCCCTATGA
- a CDS encoding DUF493 family protein encodes MTTIPPQDSLIEYPSDFPIKVMGKSHPEFAQLLTEVVLQFDPDFDPATVEMRPSKGGNYIGLTFTVRATSREQLDNLYRALHGHHLVSVVL; translated from the coding sequence ATGACGACGATTCCCCCCCAAGACTCCCTCATCGAATATCCCAGCGACTTTCCCATCAAGGTGATGGGCAAATCGCATCCGGAGTTCGCCCAGTTGCTGACCGAAGTGGTGTTGCAGTTCGACCCCGACTTCGATCCGGCCACGGTCGAGATGCGTCCCAGCAAGGGCGGCAACTACATCGGCCTGACCTTCACCGTGCGGGCGACCTCGCGCGAGCAGTTGGACAACCTCTACCGTGCCCTGCACGGACACCACCTGGTGTCCGTGGTGCTGTAG
- a CDS encoding ABC-type transport auxiliary lipoprotein family protein, translating into MLRLLPAFGLAAAAVALTGCSVGRANGPQVGLFDLGPSTPAMATLPKREPISVNVTAVAMLNDTGVIWRIGESANPQSYATYRWAATPAQLLQQRLVERLSAQGPVLADTVDPRAPVLQVTLTRFEQVYAPDGSSSEGRVGLQAVLLKERRTIDAVRVARAAPATTQDASGGVQALRVATDAALDDLALWLSQKLPAPGGPMGVPLATH; encoded by the coding sequence GTGCTCCGCCTGCTCCCCGCTTTCGGATTGGCCGCGGCCGCCGTGGCGTTGACCGGTTGCAGCGTGGGCCGCGCCAATGGTCCGCAGGTCGGGCTGTTCGATCTGGGGCCCTCCACGCCGGCGATGGCGACGCTGCCCAAGCGCGAACCGATCTCGGTGAACGTCACGGCGGTGGCCATGCTCAACGATACCGGCGTGATCTGGCGCATCGGCGAGAGCGCGAATCCGCAGTCCTACGCGACGTATCGCTGGGCCGCGACGCCGGCCCAGTTGTTGCAGCAGCGGCTGGTGGAGCGCCTGTCCGCGCAGGGCCCGGTGCTGGCCGACACGGTCGATCCGCGCGCTCCGGTCTTGCAGGTTACGCTGACGCGCTTCGAGCAGGTCTATGCGCCGGACGGTTCGTCCAGCGAAGGGCGGGTCGGCTTGCAGGCCGTCCTGCTGAAGGAGCGCCGCACCATCGACGCCGTGCGCGTGGCGCGCGCCGCGCCCGCCACGACGCAGGACGCGTCGGGCGGCGTGCAGGCCTTGCGCGTGGCCACGGACGCGGCGCTGGATGACCTCGCGCTGTGGTTGTCGCAGAAACTGCCCGCGCCGGGGGGCCCGATGGGCGTGCCGCTGGCCACGCACTAA
- a CDS encoding type III pantothenate kinase, translated as MDILIDAGNTRLKVGWVNTAAARGATDAGPGGTVTAGPPALPSKSLAVPCAFDNNDTDAFAAWLDTLPAAPRRALGSNVAGPARAAAIEAALARHGCAIEWITPRKEALGLTSRYQYPERLGSDRWAAMLGVLSRLPAPRPAFLLASFGTATTLDTVGAEGVFEGGLILPGPVMMRRALESGTADLPLARGKPVLFPIETHAAIATGVAAAQAGAVVRQWLAARQRYEGRPPALYVAGGGWHEVEAETRRLLAQVSEATGDLPCEPQVVDNPVLDGLASLLLAQTAAASSA; from the coding sequence ATGGATATCCTGATCGACGCCGGGAATACGCGCCTGAAGGTAGGCTGGGTCAATACCGCTGCCGCGCGGGGGGCGACGGATGCCGGCCCTGGAGGTACGGTGACGGCCGGTCCGCCTGCGTTACCGAGCAAGTCGCTGGCCGTCCCCTGCGCCTTCGATAACAACGACACCGATGCTTTCGCCGCGTGGCTGGACACCCTGCCCGCGGCCCCGCGCCGCGCGTTGGGCAGCAATGTCGCCGGCCCGGCGCGCGCCGCGGCGATCGAAGCCGCCTTGGCGCGGCATGGCTGCGCCATCGAATGGATCACGCCGCGTAAAGAGGCGCTGGGGCTGACGTCGCGCTATCAATATCCGGAACGGCTCGGGTCCGACCGCTGGGCCGCGATGCTGGGCGTGCTCAGCCGTCTGCCGGCGCCGCGCCCGGCCTTCCTGCTGGCCTCCTTCGGCACGGCGACGACGCTGGATACGGTCGGCGCGGAGGGGGTTTTTGAAGGCGGCCTGATCCTGCCTGGTCCGGTGATGATGCGGCGAGCGCTGGAGAGCGGGACCGCGGACCTGCCGCTGGCGCGAGGGAAACCCGTGCTGTTCCCGATCGAAACCCACGCCGCCATCGCGACCGGCGTAGCCGCCGCCCAGGCCGGCGCCGTCGTGCGCCAATGGCTGGCCGCGCGGCAACGCTACGAGGGACGGCCGCCTGCGTTGTATGTCGCCGGCGGCGGTTGGCATGAGGTCGAGGCGGAAACGCGGCGGCTGCTGGCGCAGGTAAGCGAGGCAACGGGGGATTTGCCCTGCGAGCCTCAGGTGGTCGACAATCCGGTGTTGGATGGACTTGCCAGCCTGCTGCTCGCGCAAACGGCGGCGGCGTCCTCCGCTTGA